TGTATCTGTTCCGGATGGTATTGAAGATTCGGAACTTGTTCTTGTGTCCTGGGGTTCTAACGGAGGGATAGTTTCATATGCAGTTGATGTTTTGTTAGAAAAGGGAATCAGAGCAAAAAATATAAACTATACAGAAATCTGGCCTTTAAAAATCCCAAAGGAATTTCTGGATAAAAACAGAAAATTTAAAATAGTAGTTATTGAGAATAATTTTACCGGGCAATTTGCCAGACTCCTTGAGAGCGAGGGTGTTAAGATTTACGGAAAAATACTCAAATATGACGGATTGCCTTTTACGGAAGACGAAGTTATCGAAGAGGTTTTAAAATATACAAGTGTCCATCCCCTAAACTCTTCCTTCACACCTATAGATGGAAGATAAAGGGGAAAGCGAGCAGGTTTGTTTAAAATATTATGTTAAAAATAGACGATTTTAAAAATAATGTAAAATCCGCTTGGTGTCCCGGGTGCAGCAATTTTGGGATATTGAACGCTGTAAAAAATTCATTTGTAAAACTTGATGCTAAACCGCAGGATATTGTTATTGTTTCCGGCATAGGTCAGGCACCAAAGTTGCCCCATTACTTAAACTGTAATGTTTTTAACGGTCTGCATGGACGGGCATTGCCTGTTGCTACCGGTATAAAAGCTGTCAATCCGGAATTAACCGTTTTAACTGTCTGCGGAGATGGTGATTTCTATGGTGAAGGCGGTAATCATCTTTTACATGCTTTTCGCAGGAATCCTGATATAACTTCTCTTATACATAATAATCAGGTATATGCTTTGACAAAAGGTCAGGCATCGCCTACTACGGATATTGGAGTGAAAACAAAGTTACAGTTTGACGGTGTTAAAGAGGAACCGCTTAATCCGCTGGCATTAGCAATAATAATGAATTGTTCATTTGTTGCAAGAGGTTATGCCGGTGATTTGGAATTTCTGTCTGAAATTATA
This genomic interval from Elusimicrobiota bacterium contains the following:
- a CDS encoding thiamine pyrophosphate-dependent enzyme; this encodes MLKIDDFKNNVKSAWCPGCSNFGILNAVKNSFVKLDAKPQDIVIVSGIGQAPKLPHYLNCNVFNGLHGRALPVATGIKAVNPELTVLTVCGDGDFYGEGGNHLLHAFRRNPDITSLIHNNQVYALTKGQASPTTDIGVKTKLQFDGVKEEPLNPLALAIIMNCSFVARGYAGDLEFLSEIIVAGIQHKGFALIDIIQPCITFGYHQGPWYKDKIYHLEKDYNPYDKESALKKASETGDKIPTGIFYINKKPVFPENESNLTKIAKIDKDIIYGLLKLFE